A genomic segment from Colletotrichum higginsianum IMI 349063 chromosome 5, whole genome shotgun sequence encodes:
- a CDS encoding Nonribosomal peptide has product MKAAQRCRQAGLPVATVDILSESTISRLASSIEAKRKGAAGADDAKADTTPARTVETFTLSLDGLTLPPDVDPDNIAYAMPCTPMQEDYYHLFSTNPAPERPGIMTTCYEILFRGGHGPVDPYRAARAWQAIVDRHAMFRTRFVPLAELGVASCRSGPLPPETVMQFVMRQWPVDCAVVHIDSDSEHDIQQCSAVHTANTLYRAKPAACVSVRLFVTPSARVYMNVVLWHIAADFVATGVFQVDFDRFYRGALLDRPAPGFELYVHDLGLTTRGGQAAVEAGTRYWIHYLAGAEPCWIRPHHLGVVDRRPIQQSSSSPTAYLNPNGKELTCVTNLGKASCRLTVAGPAASYCRECRVLPSRILSLAYALTLSKYTGQEEVCFSYLVSDRDRDIPDVDGILGMMITYFYARIRVVPSARVTDLIRRHHADDLAHRRHLVYRPKDVARALGHGESAGDLYGVLPVTNVRFNDRRLDIPEGLELAYRGVISNLIQELFISLIVVPETDGKHVTVNFRFKKLWFTEESVQAMADTYARIFHAVASGTCETVADVMARI; this is encoded by the exons ATGAAGGCCGCTCAGCGCTGTCGCCAGGCTGGCCTTCCTGTTGCAACCGTTGACATCCTTTCCGAGTCTACCATCAGCAGACTCGCAAGCTCGATAGAGGCCAAGAGgaagggcgccgccggcgcagaCGACGCAAAGGCCGACACCACCCCTGCCCGTACCGTCGAGACCTTCACCCTGAGCCTGGACGGGTTGACGCTGCCGCCTGATGTGGACCCGGACAACATCGCCTACGCGATGCCATGCACACCGATGCAAGAGGACTACTACCACCTGTTCTCGACGAACCCAGCGCCCGAGAGGCCCGGGATCATGACTACCTGCTACGAAATCCTCTTCCGAGGCGGCCATGGGCCTGTCGATCCGTAcagggcggccagggcgtGGCAGGCCATCGTGGACCGCCACGCCATGTTCCGCACCCGCTTCGTGCCCCTGGCCGAGCTGGGCGTGGCGTCCTGCCGTTCCggcccgctgccgcccgagACGGTCATGCAGTTTGTGATGCGGCAATGGCCCGTCGactgcgccgtcgtccacaTCGACTCGGACAGCGAGCACGACATCCAGCAATGCAGCGCGGTGCACACGGCCAACACGCTGTACCGGGCGAAGCCGGCCGCCTGCGTGTCGGTCCGCCTGTTCGTCACGCCCTCGGCCCGCGTCTACATGAACGTCGTCCTCTGGCACATCGCGGCCGACTTTGTGGCCACGGGCGTGTTCCAGGTCGACTTTGACCGCTTCTACCGcggcgccctgctcgaccGCCCGGCCCCCGGCTTCGAACTGTACGTTCACGACCTCGGACTGACGACCCGTGGTGGCCAGGCCGCCGTGGAGGCCGGCACCCGATACTGGATCCACTatctcgccggcgccgagccgTGCTGGATCCGGCCCCACcatctcggcgtcgtcgaccggCGCCCCATCCAACaatcttcctcctctccgaCCGCCTACTTGAACCCCAACGGAAAGGAGCTTACCTGCGTCACGAACCTCGGCAAGGCATCGTGTCGACTGACCGTCGCAGGGCCGGCCGCCTCGTATTGCCGCGAGTGCCGCGTCCTGCCCTCCAGGATCCTCAGTCTCGCCTACGCCTTGACTCTGTCAAAGTACACTGGTCAGGAGGAGGTGTGCTTCTCCTACCTCGTCTCGGACCGCGACCGCGATATCCCGGACGTGGACGGTATCCTCGGCATGATGATCACCTACTTCTACGCCAGGATCAGGGTGGTCCCGTCGGCGCGCGTGACCGACCTGATACGGCGCCACCACGCAGACGACCTGGCCCACAGGAGACACCTGGTTTACCGCCCAAAGGAcgtcgcccgcgccctcggccacggGGAATCAGCTGGCGACCTTTATGGAGTGCTCCCCGTGACGAATGTGCGCTTCAACGACCGCCGGCTGGACATCCCAGAGGGGCTCGAGCTAGCGTATCGTGGCGTCATCAGTAACCTAATTCAAGAA CTATTCATCTCGCTGATCGTGGTGCCCGAGACTGATGGGAAACATGTAACGGTAAACTTTAGGTTCAAGAAACTATGGTTTACTGAGGAGAGCGTACAAGCAATGGCCGACACGTACGCCCGCATCTTCCACGCGGTTGCGTCAGGGACCTGCGAGACCGTGGCAGATGTCATGGCACGCATCTAG
- a CDS encoding Methyltransferase, giving the protein MANSVPYLVPVLDSLPPNFTLLDVGCGPASITVDIARRYPSATILAIDGSPAVISQARDAAQKANVQNVRFAVGDALDLGPTASEPGFELIKGACDVAHTHNVVMHTSDAPRALVELRSAVKVGGFVCCKEADRACLMLWPENQAIRRTYEVISAIMDAKGCDPYVGRKLKTYAMAAGFSSNDITVGQAPWVVSSREERENWGGLVARTSADAEARASIESEARCIGLEINLEELQKGWRDWIDDDTACASISDIYVVCRNH; this is encoded by the exons ATGGCCAACTCGGTGCCCTATCTCGTCCCCGTCCTTGACTCGCTCCCTCCTAATTTCACCCTTCTGGACGTTGGATGC GGCCCCGCCAGCATCACCGTAGACATCGCCAGGCGCTACCCCTCGGCGACCATCCTGGCCATCGACGGCAGCCCGGCCGTAATTAGCCAGGCCAGAGACGCTGCCCAGAAAGCCAATGTGCAAAACGTTCGCTTCGCCGTGGGGGATGCCCTAGACCTGGGCCCTACGGCCAGCGAGCCCGGCTTCGAACTCATCAAGGGCGCATGTGACGTTG CCCACACGCACAACGTCGTGATGCACACATCGGACGCACCTCGGGCACTAGTCGAGCTACGGTCCGCGGTGAAGGTCGGCGGCTTCGTGTGCTGCAAGGAGGCCGACAGGGCGTGCCTCATGTTGTGGCCAGAGAACCAGGCG ATCCGCCGTACCTACGAGGTTATTAGCGCGATCATGGATGCCAAGGGGTGCGATCCGTACGTTGGAAGAAAGCTCAAGACGTacgcgatggcggcg GGCTTTTCAAGCAATGACATCACCGTCGGCCAGGCACCCTGGGTCGTGTCGTCACGCGAGGAGCGTGAGAATTGGGGTGGCCTGGTCGCTCGCACCAGCGCCGACGCGGAAGCCCGCGCCAGCATTGAGAGCGAGGCCCGTTGCATCGGACTCGAAATCAATCTCGAGGAGCTTCAGAAGGGATGGAGAGACTGGATAGACGACGACACGGCCTGCGCCTCTATAAGTGACATTTATGTGGTCTGCAGGAATCATTAG